From Fusarium fujikuroi IMI 58289 draft genome, chromosome FFUJ_chr07, a single genomic window includes:
- a CDS encoding related to SPR1-exo-1,3-beta-glucanase precursor — MRTTTFITAVVALTASANAWLPNTETHALNDHDNEIFVYPLRTEPNNKRWLPAAKKIRGVNLGSLFIFEPWIDSQEWANTGYKNFQAHLKRWINQTDLDEILHGAPGAQEPNQPFTGQYAPTVGFYSDQYYERAIEWLEWMTDMIHTKKEYRNVGMLELVNEPLNWDNAVASLRKTYYPKAYSAIRKVEDKLKVTSNNRLHIQMMGSLWGSGKPTEFLSDTSFTAFDDHRYLKWDTSVEASHEAYIEKSCSDDRNTDGPTIVGEWSLAVPDDVEKTNAWNPHTQKGFYTKRFSAQVHAYEKHTLGWVFWTWKANLGDDYRWSYRGELQFSKRTHDY; from the exons ATGCGGACAACTACCTTTATCACGGCGGTAGTGGCCCTCACTGCGTCTGCCAACGCATGGCTTCCTAATACCGAAACTCATGCCTTGAATGACCACGACAATGAAATATTTGTATACCCTCTTCGAACAGAGCCTAACAACAAAAGGTGGCTTCCAGCAGCCAAAAAGATCCGAGGAGTAAACCTCGgctctctcttcatctttgagcCCTGGATCGATAGCCAAGAATGGGCCAACACAGGTT ACAAAAACTTTCAAGCTCATTTGAAACGCTGGATCAATCAAACCGATCTCGACGAGAT CCTACACGGTGCCCCCGGTGCTCAAGAACCCAACCAACCCTTTACGGGTCAATATGCTCCTACAGTTGGGTTCTATAGTGACCAATACTATGAGCGTGCGATCGAATGGCTCGAGTGGATGACAGACATGATCCACACCAAGAAAGAGTATCGCAATGTTGGCATGCTTGAGCTCGTCAATGAGCCGCTCAACTGGGACAATGCTGTTGCTTCGCTACGCAAGACCTATTACCCCAAGGCCTATAGT GCAATTCGTAAGGTCGAGGATAAACTCAAGGTCACCAGCAACAACCGTCTTCATATTCAAATGATGGGTTCTTTATGGGGCAGCGGGAAACCAACCGAGTTCCTCAGTGATACCTCGTTCACGGCTTTCGACGACCATCGATACCTCAAGTGGGATACTAGTGTTGAGGCTTCCCATGAAGCATACATCGAGAAATCTTGTTCCGATGACCGCAACACTGACGGCCCCACGATCGTTGGTGAATGGTCACTAGCTGTGCccgatgatgttgagaagaccaATGCTTGGAATCCTCATACTCAGAAGGGGTTTTACACCAAGCGGTTCTCTGCTCAAGTGCATGCATATGAAAAGCATACTCTCGGATGGGTCTTTTGGACTTGGAAGGCaaatcttggtgatgactaTCGCTGGTCTTATAGAGGTGAGCTCCAATTTTCAAAACGTACACACGATTACTAA